In a genomic window of Cuculus canorus isolate bCucCan1 chromosome 4, bCucCan1.pri, whole genome shotgun sequence:
- the JADE1 gene encoding protein Jade-1 isoform X7: MAVCPPGPSIPDLDIGELRVPDMKIENLLRIVSETKAVTFTRPRKYIVSSGLEPPELGYVDIRTLADSVCRYDLNDVDVAWLQLANEEFKEMGMPELDEYTMERVIEEFEQRCYDNMNHAIETEEGLGIEYDEDVVCDVCQSPDGEDGNEMVFCDKCNICVHQACYGILKVPEGSWLCRTCALGVQPKCLLCPKKGGAMKPTRSGTKWVHVSCALWIPEVSIGSPEKMEPITKVSHIPSSRWALVCSLCNEKVGASIQCSVKNCRTAFHVTCAFDRGLEMKTILAENDEVKFKSYCPKHSSTKKADDETFGESPGQENGNGIQDSSLPAHIDPFHSMDQNQEEAHRVSLRKQKLQQLEDEFYTFVESLEVAKVLRLPEEPVEFLYQYWKLKRKANFNKPLITPKKDEEDNLAKREQDVLFRRLQLFTHLRQDLERVRNLTYMVTRREKIKRSVCKVQEQIFNIYAKQLEQERVSGVPSSFSTMENTVLFNSPSLGPNAPKIEDLKWHSAFFRKQMGTSLTHALKKPHKRDRVRNTSGNDNKALLRQPGQREGGAAPGGFLHFDKNFAEPRIVSAQQKNGIVLPEHRKRRDNRPQCEVIKAELKEKTSKHNHKPLRPTELSQRQSENKRAVNHSGGRSAPGTRRDIVPKCNGGLVKVNSNQTVVKVPTAPTSPVKNWGGFRIPKKGERQQHGESLEETCRQNSSYPYLGMGRVSPKDRAKSKLKPDSENDGYIPDAEMSDSETEVADKKCRQQRLSPNSAISRRTDIIRRSILAS, translated from the exons GATTGTATCTGAGACGAAAGCAGTCACATTTACGCGTCCGAGGAAGTACATTGTTTCGTCAGGTTTGGAGCCTCCAGAGCTGGGCTACGTTGACATTCGAACCTTAGCAGACAGCGTCTGTCGTTACGATCTCAATGATGTGGACGTAGCGTGGTTGCAACTTGCCAATGAAGAATTCAAAGAAATGG GGATGCCTGAGCTGGATGAGTACACGATGGAAAGGGTCATAGAGGAGTTTGAACAACGATGCTATGATAACATGAATCATGCTATTGAGACggaagaaggacttgggattGAGTATGATGAAGATGTTGTCTGTGATGTCTGTCAGTCTCCAGATGGAGAAGACGGCAACGAAATGGTGTTTTGTGACAAATGCAACATTTGCGTGCACCAG GCATGTTACGGGATCCTGAAGGTGCCGGAGGGCAGCTGGCTGTGCCGGACCTGTGCGCTCGGCGTTCAGCCCAAGTGTTTGCTGTGTCCTAAGAAGGGTGGGGCCATGAAACCAACCCGGAGCGGTACCAAGTGGGTCCACGTTAGCTGTGCTCTGTGGATTCCCGAG GTGAGCATTGGAAGCCCAGAAAAGATGGAGCCTATTACGAAGGTTTCCCACATTCCCAGCAGTAGGTGGGCACTGGTGTGCAGCCTTTGCAATGAGAAAGTCGGAGCATCTATCCAG tGTTCGGTGAAGAACTGCAGGACAGCCTTTCACGTCACCTGTGCATTTGACCGCGGCTTGGAGATGAAGACCATCCTGGCGGAGAACGATGAGGTGAAATTTAAGTCATACTGTCCCAAGCACAGCTCCACCAAGAAAGCGGATGATGAGACTTTTGGTGAAAGCCCAGGCCAGGAGAACGGGAATGGGATTCAGGACAGCTCTCTTCCTGCCCACATCGACCCTTTCCACAGCATGGATCAAAACCAGGAGGAGGCCCACAGGGTCAGCCTGCGCAAGCAAaagctccagcagctggaggacGAGTTCTATACATTTGTTGAGTCTTTGGAAGTGGCTAAAGTGTTGCGGCTGCCCGAGGAGCCAGTGGAATTTCTTTAccagtactggaagctgaagagaaaagccAACTTCAATAAGCCTTTGATTACCCCAAAGAAGGATGAAGAGGACAATCTGGCCAAACGGGAGCAGGATGTTCTGTTCAGAAGACTGCAGCTCTTCACACACCTCCGGCAGGACCTAGAGCGG GTGCGTAATCTTACTTACATGGTGACCCGAAGGGAAAAAATCAAGAGGTCTGTCTGCAAAGTTCAAGAACAGATATTTAATATCTACGCAAAGCAGTTGGAGCAAGAAAGAGTTTCAG GTGTGCCTTCCTCATTCTCCACAATGGAAAACACAGTGTTGTTCAATAGTCCCTCTTTGGGCCCCAACGCCCCCAAGATAGAGGATTTGAAATGGCATTCTGCGTTCTTCAGGAAACAAATGGGCACATCTCTAACCCACGCTTTGAAAAAACCACACAAGAGGGATAGAGTAAGAAACACTTCTGGGAATGACAACAAAGCCTTGCTGAGGCAGCCCGGGCAAAGGGAAGGCGGTGCAGCTCCCGGTGGCTTTTTACATTTTGACAAGAACTTTGCAGAACCACGGATTGTATCGGCACAGCAGAAAAACGGCATCGTTCTAccagagcacagaaaaagaagagacaatCGTCCACAGTGCGAGGTGATCAAGGCAGAACTaaaggaaaagacttctaaacACAACCACAAGCCGCTGAGACCCACGGAACTCTCTCAGAGgcaatcagaaaataaaagggctGTGAACCACTCTGGTGGTAGGTCAGCGCCTGGCACACGGAGGGATATAGTGCCTAAATGCAACGGGGGGCTCGTCAAAGTAAACTCTAATCAGACAGTAGTTAAAGTGCCTACAGCGCCCACAAGCCCGGTGAAAAACTGGGGTGGATTCCGAATTCCAAAGAAGGGGGAGAGACAACAGCATGGCGAGAGCCTGGAGGAGACCTGCCGCCAGAACTCCAGCTACCCCTACCTGGGCATGGGCAGAGTTTCACCGAAGGACAGGGCAAAAAGCAAGCTAAAGCCTGACAGCGAAAATGACGGGTACATCCCCGATGCCGAAATGAGTGACTCGGAGACTGAAGTGGCTGACAAAAagtgcaggcagcagaggcTCAGTCCGAACAGCGCCATCAGCAGAAGGACGGACATTATTAGGAGAAGCATCCTGGCGTCCTGA